DNA from Bos javanicus breed banteng chromosome 1, ARS-OSU_banteng_1.0, whole genome shotgun sequence:
TCAAAATATACTAACACATGAAAGATCACATCACCTTGTTTATGGATACATTTAATATCCCTTGCCCTTCCCACCTTTCAAAACATAAtagtatacaaaatataaaatatcttaaatatttataaaaatcgcaagaaaaaaatagaacgtatgaaaatatttttatctgagTTCTCCCTCATTGTTGAGAGGCAGCTTAGTTTGCCTTGAGTTCGTAACTGTTGAGCGGATAGGAGTATGCCCTGCCTAATACTATTCTGTCCCGGAGGAGCTTAAATAAAACATAGTAGTTGCAGAAGAGGATGAGAGCCATGGAAAGTGTGTGGTTCCACTTCTCTGACCGCAGCAAGGAATAGAGCTGGTAGAAGACAACACTGCCCTCAATAAGGATAAGCAGATTTAACAGCCTTAATGGACGATGAAACAGGAACTGTAAGgaagttaaaaagcaaaatgttatTTCATAGAAAAGACGGCAGTTAttctcacatttttttctaaaatcatttTACAGTTATAGGCTCCTATGTACACTAATAAGTAGATCTGCTTATTGAATGTCAATCAGGCAGAGATCCAAACCCATTCTTTTTTGCTCAAGGTataatgaaatacattttatttcaatacccctgagaaacagaaagggatttatccaaaagaaatctttctcaaaaaaaaaaaaaagtttttcctagATTATATCTTATCTCAAATATTTTACTTGAGATAACCACTTAAAATGTAActgcttaaaaatgtaaaaatcgtTGGTTTGTGGGCTGATCTAAGATATAAACACCTAAACTAAACAAGTCTGGAGGGAGGGGTGGTAATACAAGTTGAAATATCAATACagtaatttcttaatttcttaaacTGTTACCCACCAAGCTGTTTTGTTTTGCCCAGTTTTTCTGGATATTGAGAAGTAGGGTATACAAAGACAGAACattgaagaaggaaggaaagattaGTTAGAATTAAGAGACTGGCTAAACACAGAGCTCCAAGTTCATCACTCTTAAGAGGCTGAATCCTAGTTgactaataaaaatgtattatgaaTAGAAGACAGTGGTCACAGACTGCAAACTGTGCTAATGGTAGTGTATCAGATCTAAAAGAATAAGTTAGACCTCAGGGCTCAAATCTGAGAATAAAGCTCTGAAAGGTTTAACTGGGTTCTCAGGATTCTTCTGCAGGAGAAAGAACATGTTTACCCTGGATTTTATTACATGATCTCCAGTAATACCATGTATAATACTGGCTCAGAATtaacattctaaaaaaaaaatcaggcaattTCAGATTCTGTGGCAATTATACCAAATATAATTAAATGTGTAGGTAGGCTATAAACTGAATGAGTAAAAATGTGAGGAGAGCCACAGTTACAGGTAGCAGGTCCATTCTAAACTTCAGTGTGCCTTAAGAATCATTTCCAAATATGTAAATGATGCAAATTCCTAGGATTCTTCAGAGATCTGACTCTAAGGGACCCAACCACCACTCTGAGAAGCACTGATTTACGTGTTTGGTCACACAAAATCAGTAATAAGTTCCTTAATCTTTCTTCTATGGTTTCCACCTGATTCTTCAGCTGTCCAACACTAGCAaggaaaatacttatttttcaagCAGGAAATTTTAATAAACCATCTGGTTACTGTCGGCTTCCAGGGGACCATAATGGCCAACAGATGCCATTAACAGCCTGTGGAATTCAGCTGGCTGAATGAAATATTCTGTGTAGAAACCAGATGTTTGTGCAGTTATAACCTAAGTCCACTCCTGCATCTTAAGGCAATCCCACAGGAGTCAAAGAGATTGTCATAGTTCCCTCATTCAAAGGCCTTCCACCTCAGCCCACCCACCCCTATTTATAAGCAGCCTGCCCTGATGCAAGTTTccagtttttaatgaaaaagtccTTAGTAGTGAACACTCGCAGAACCAGAACGTCCAAGTACTGGGAGGAACTGGGAGGGATGAagggagggatgggagggagaaagggattCAAgtatcaaatgaatgaatgaataaaatctcCCAATTCTTTTTCAGAATATGATCTCCATTCAAAGGCAATGCACCGCACTTTGGGCATTTTTACTGAAAACAGTTCCCTGCATGTACCTTCTATTCCCCATTCCCATTTATCAGTTTGTCTTTCTTTAATAAGTAAATATCTCTCCCTCCTAGAGCCAGAATTTCTGGAAAACTGAAAGATCAAACAGAACATAACCCAAGACATAAATCAAATGGGACAGAAACTGGCTTTAGTAGGTATCTActgcttttttcctttcaaacttttaagccttttttccttttaattcgaAAAAAGGTAAAAGACCACAGATCATGCCATCTGCCTGTGTTTCAAAGGGGAAGGCTAAGTATTTTAAGGAGATGATAGACATGagaaaaaccaaaaactaaaatcatattaTTACTATATTAGATATTGCATAATGACACACAGATATAATAGCGATACTGCTAAACCAAACTATTACAAAATTAAAGACTGTAAGATGAAAATGGAAGTCTTAAATAATTGTGTACTTCTTTCAAGTAATACTAGACTCAACAAATTCCATTGTAACTAGAGAAACCAGTCAAACTATTAAAGTTGAGATACTGGCATTTCACCTTCAATCTGCCTTTCAGAAGTATTCCCAAAGGACAGAGGCCATTACAGTAGTAAAATAATTACCCTGTATTAATGTCCTAGTATGTGCTATACTCTGTGCTAGATATTTACACACAGAGTGGCCTCCTAACACTCCTAAGCTTATGTCTGAAAAGAAATAAGCGGTACTTGCATAAAAGCGGGCATGGGATACATCTGAAGGCACCGCCACGTTGTAAGGCCCCACGGCTCTATATAAGCATCTGCTGTGTCGCACCAACACCCCTTGAGGCCATATTGTATTTTCTGACCAACTaagggagaaagaaatgcaatGTTAGCATATTGGCAATTACAGATAAGATAGTGTCTGGCAAAACCAGCTATATTTCTATGGAAAAGATTAAATATTCAAGTCTTCATCTGCCTGAATTCTGAAAAGACAGTGATTCCATGGTCAGACTGGAAGGAGTTAGAAAGGATTTATTATAACTTCATTGCTATATTTAGAGAGAAAAGTTAACTGCAAAGTTAACTCAGTGTCAAAGGACTTAAGAGGCTTAGGAGAACAAGCAGAAACAAATGTGTAAGTAAGGCATCTGTGAGCCAGAAAATCGAGTATAAGCAGGTGGACTGTCACCTCCATCCCAAGTGAGCAGAGTCCACCGGTGGAAATGCTAGAGGGAACAAACAAGAAGAGGAAAGTGGATGGTAACAAGATGAGtggagaaattaacacattatcgAACTAGCATGACATTTACTGCAGAATTACATCCCACAAGCTACAGAAAATCTATTCATTTATCACACATTTCAAGTGCTTCATACTGTGAGAAGCTGTACAGAAGAATACAGAGACACACAAGGTACCAACACACAGACTTTTCTTTTTACTGCTTTCCTGGTTTATTTTTATAGAGGTTTCTCTAGGAAAAAGAAGTTATGCAAGAAGCTTCACTCTTTCCAGCACCAACATAATGGAGtttgggtggggatgggggatcTTCaggttaaactttttttaaaaaaaatctaagttaaTTCATCTCTTCCTGATTTTGGAAAGGTTAGTTTCCTAGGGTAAGAACTGGGAcagcattttaaatatgttaaagaaaaaaaaacgtcTAGCACCCTGAAGCTTTCCCAGTTCAGAAAATGTTCCATCAGCCTTGCTCACACTTACCAGCATTAAAGTGAAGACACACCTCATGGCCATGTGCCATCAGGAGCCTGAAGATGTACAGTACTAGCACTGTGCATtggattttcaatttttattgaaatctGTCCTTTGCCCACAGTCAGGTTTCTTTTCAGCCTGGCCCAATCTCTTTCAGTTCCTGGGCTTGAAGGCCTGTGCTAATCTGTATCAGACATCAAGGCAAATAATTGAAGGGAGCACTCTgaggggaagaggggaagggaatGTCACCTTTAATTAGGACACCTTTAATTTCCTAATTTAATTAGGAAAGAATTTCTAGGTGATGAAATTTGTGAAATGTTCAAATTATAAAAGGGAGCAAGATGAAGATGGTCCAGGTCTGAGAGAAAGGCATGATGAAGGTCTCAGAAGCAAGACAATAAAAGGATTCTAAAGTCAGTCACTTTGGACCATAGGGACCATGCAGAGAAATGACTGACAGGGGGACACAATGAAAGGAATACTCAGAAAGAACTCAATTAGGGacagttttcatttgaatataGGAAAAGCAGAGCAACATTCATTAGTTTAGGAAAAGAAGTGCAGGAAGATGCAGGCTaatacaacaacaaaacaaagaaacaaaaaaacaaataagtaaacaaaaaataaaaatgctggcTAGGAAAATTACTAGAGCAAATTTACATTTATTAGAGAGAAAAGacgatagaagcaaagtccagcTGCCTAAGACAATTAGCTAGCAGCTATTTAGCTGTGGCAATGAAAAGAAGAAGATGAATCTCACAGTcttctaaagaaaattaaaaatatatcatgagTCTTTGAATTTGGGCAAATGGTTAGGACTGAAAGAAAACTCCAAGGTGATAGTTTGGGAAACAAATTACACACTCTAGAGTGACTGGGTAGTTGAAAGGTAGAAGGCATTTGAGGAGGGACTGGGGATGGTGGTGGAAATGAGTTAATGTTCCCTGCTTTCAGTTTAGAGTGATGACAAGCACCCATGTGggcaaaaactaaaaattaaatgttcaaaGCCAAGAACAAGAATGACATACAAAGCAAATAAACATGGTCAGCAGCATGTAAAAAGGTGTTAAATGGTTTTATCCTCTAACCTACTTACATGTGCTGTGGAGCATTGCTGTAGGAGCCATGTTCAAGCTTCTGCCACTTGCCCAGGTGAGCAGCTGATTTATGCAGCAAATCACAGTACTTGGATGGCAGCAGCTGTGTGGTGAGCATGACAAAAGCATTGATCCACACCATAATGAGGTGCTCACATGACCAGCGCATGTCATAGTACTGGGTACTCTGGAAGAGattagaagagagagaaatgatcCATGTGCTGGCGAGCAAGAAGGCAGGGATGGATGCGTGTACATACGCCCCGCAGATAATGCCACTCTGAGTCACACATGCATTTGCTGTCCTGCTGTCCGTGCAGAAAGTTCAAGAGCAGAGTCCTCCAAAATCCTGCAGCCTGACTTTCTGGTTGCATGAGTTAGGGTTGGGAGGGAGAGGCAATGACACTTTAAGTTCTTTCTGTCTAAAAGTGAATGCTCTCTGTGAATGACCACTCCAGCTGCAGATGTGCTGCTCAATGGGTGAAGGAAGGGCACTAAAATGACCCAAAAGATTCTGGGCCCAAGTGACATCCAGACCATTTTTCTCTTCtaccaaaataaagtttaaataaagGTTAGATTAAATTCAAGGAAACTCCTGATGACCATGTTAAGATCAACCATAGTAGGCTGTATTTTACTGAAACTTCAGTCCTCTTACACTACCATATACTGATTCTAAGTACAAGTTTATTCTCTCCAGAAACTGGGGGTggggaaatctaaaaaaaaaaaagaaagaaagaaaacaagagggGACCACCACGGGCTCATCACAGATATGGAAACATCTATCCACCAACCAGGTATTGGTGCACTCCAGATGCAGCCGAACTCCACCATCCAGGCTGCCgaaggggagacagagaaaaGTGGGATTAAATAATACCCAGTTTATGTCATCCACACACAAATCCAGGAAGCGCGGGAAAGCACGTAACCTCTTACCTTCACAAAACACAGGGGAAGAAACGCAACATAGTAGGCACTGAAGAGAGAGTTGAAGAGAACTTCCTTGATCCTGTGGTTGAAATCTGCTTTCAGACATTCCACTTCATTGCGAATGAGGTCAGGAGACAGTGGGCAGCTGTGGGTGGGGATGGGCGTGGCATTATTAAACTGTTCTTTTAGAGACTCCAGCAATAAGGAGAGGAAGTCCTTGGATCTCGCCAAGCCACCCACAGTTGAGGCACTTTCCTCTACTGCCTGGTGCTGAACGGCATAGGGAAAGTCTGTGAGGAGGAGATGAGCTCTACTATCTTGGTGGAAACAGCAGAGAGGAACATAAACACCAAACCTGTAGAAAAACAGGAGTATGAAAATGAGATCACAGATGCCACCTAATATCAGACCTCATAACTATGTTAGTAAAATAGTCATGATTCTTCAGAATGAACCTAATATAATGGGGACTTGGCTGATGGCAAATTCATTATCTGGGAAGCTCTTTAATTTCTTCCCACAAAGGcaatatatatattcactgtaCGAtaagaaactacaaaaaaaatCATGACAATTACCTAGAAATcatcctttttataatttttacaattGGGTGCATaggctttatattttttctatgtttAGCTTCACACAGTATAAACTGTTTTGTATACTACTGTTTTAACTTTGGCTGTGTGATTATGTAGCTTGTATATACTGAGTATTTTCTCATGTCATTAAATGTTTTTGTTAACAATTCTAAAAGGTACTACAGTATCCTCATATAACTATACCATCCTTTACCTATTTCTCTCTTGTTAGAAACATACTATTTGTTATTTTCCACTATCATAATTACCAATGGAGTAAATAATTTCCCACACACATCTTTGTGTACATCTGGTATTTCTTGAAGGGTTGCCTTTTACTTCCCGTTTTCTCTTCTTAGTGGCGGggctcccctgcctccccacaaCATCACCCATATCACCACCCTAGCTCCCCTTGTtatttttctccactgaactgGTAAGATcatgtattttacatgtttattaggttttttatttagggttttttttccaTTGGTCTAACCTCCCCTTACTACAATGTAAAAAGCTCCAGGAACCAGATATTTTAGTCTGTTTATTAGTTCACTGCTATATATATCCTTGATACCTATAATAGAGGCTGAAACATAGTAAGCACTAAATAAATACCTGATAAGATTAATACAAACAATTCAGAAGTACAATAGATAAATTCTTACAGGTAAAATTACTTGGCTAGAGGACCAAAAATTTGTGAGACTTTTCGTAACTTCTTAAAGTTACTTCAAACTTTGGttccttaaaaacattttaaacacttCCCTAAGTCTTAAGAAACTTCCACGTTATAACCTAGGTCTGTATTATAAATAAAGTGGTCATTCCACTGATATaaatttagatattaaaaatagcgaataaaaagacactttatgaattttattttaaaaaaattaacaaatgtcaCTTGTTCATAGTTCCCTATAGAGGGAGAAAGGATGACTTTATTACTAATTAAGAGGATGGTGAGCAGCAGCTCTGGGATCCAAAGTGAATGTGCCCTGGAGTAGCAGAAAAGGGAGGTGAGTAAATGCAAAAGTATCAGGCAAAACTCACATGTGCAAAATTGCGAAAGCTAGAGAAGGCTGCAAGTTCAATACTGCTGAAACCGCACATGCAGGAGTGGGGTGAGAGCTGAGGtgtggagtagattgccatgatGGCCCCGTTTCTTTACCCTTCCCAGTAGTTTCACCCACTGTCGCATAACTGCACAGCCCTCCTTCGCATAGAAGGAGACCCTGCCTAATCTCCGTGCTGGGCTCAACAGTGTGATCTGTTCTGGCCAATGGGATGTTAGCAGACACGCTAGGATGAGAAGCTTTAAATGGGCTTGTACATTCAGGCTTGTTCTTTTGCCACTCTGCCAGTTTCATGTGACCGTGTCCAGAGACGGTTGCCAGAGCATGAGACTCATGGAACAGAGCTTACTTGTCCTAGCTGCCTAAACAGACAGCTAAACAGACAGCCATCAGTCTCAAACATGTGACTGAACCCAGCTAAGATAAGATTGGGAGAGCCTCTTAACTTGCAGCTGATCCCAACATATGCACAATAAATACACAGAGTGTATGTATGCTACCACAGCTCTGCGGATGTTTGTTACCGCATCATATGTCAACAGATAACTGATACAGGGTAGCATCAAAGGCTTAGAGCATGGAGAGTTTTGTAAAGTACAAAAATGAttcattaaagaattttaaagagggTTAGTACATATATTTAGACATAAACTTTGTTTGAATTACAtgcttatttcattgttttacaagggTATGGACAGCCTCCAAAAATAAGCTTCTTTAcatatctaaaaagaaatgaaaaggtttGCTAGTCATTCTGATGATGGTAATCCTCTTCAGTCTAGCCAAAATATTCGTTGATATATCCATATATTAGCCTTTCAAGTTAGATATGGTTAATCTtctacactgggacgacccagagggatggtatggggagggaggagggaggagggttcaggatggggaacacatgtatacctgtggcggattcattttgatatttggcaaaactaatacaattttgtaaagtttaaaaataaaataaaattgtagttaggaaaaaaaaaaaaataataaataaataaatgattcaatCAGATATTGCTAGTAAACAGAATAActaaataatttgttttcaacTCAAACAGGTGAAATGTTAATCTAGAAATACAGAAACAATTGATGTAAAATATGCACCTTATAAGGAATCTGAATCATGAAAAATGAAGTTTACAACAAGAAAAATCATTCTGTATGAACCAAGTTGATGAGTCCTTTAAATAATTGTTTAAGTATTATAATTAGAACCTTACAGAGTACAACCAATAGAAAGACTCTTCTTGCCACAAAGTCAGACTTGGCTGCACAGTCTCTGAGTATGTCTTTATTTTACACAGTCACGACATATAAATTCATGCTTATGCTATAGCATCCTAAATGGTGTAAAGCAATGATTCTCAAAGTTGAGCTagcatcagaatcatctggaggaCTTGTGTTAAAAGACAAATCGCTGGGCCATACTTTCTAGAGTTTCTGTTTCAGTCTGGGGTTGATTCCAAGAATTTCTAACAAATTTCTAGGAGGTAGTGATGCTCTTGTTCTGGGAGCCACATTTTGAGGACTACTGAATTTAGAGTAATGGTTAAGACAATGGCTCTGGAATCAAAAAGACCTGGGTCTTTCTCATTAATTGTCTAACCATAGGAAAATTTTTCAACTGCTTAATCTGTCTTTACCTATGTCAAAAATTGCTAATTGTCTGCCAATAGCTACTGTTCTGTTCTTCCACAGCAACAGAAATTTTAGTTGAGATACAGCTCCCCTGCTGAAGATTCAGTTTTCCAGACTCCCTTACAATGTATTCTACTAGGGAAAGTGGAGCAAAAAGATAACAGAAGCTTGAGTCCTGACACCATGGAGCTACTACAACTATCCAACATAACTTAAATACACACTGTACAGGAGAGAGGAATAAATTTCTAACTTTTAAAGCCTCCAGTATGTTGGATCTGTTACAGCAGATTTTATACTACTTCCTGGGTGATTGTAATGATTTCATGAGATGATGTTTAT
Protein-coding regions in this window:
- the TMEM39A gene encoding transmembrane protein 39A, yielding MPGGRRGPSRQQLSRSALPSLQTLVGGGCGNGTGLRNRNGSAIGLPVPPITALITPGPVRHCQIPDLPVDGSLLFEFLFFIYLLVALFIQYINIYKTVWWYPYNHPASCTSLNFHLIDYHLAAFITVMLARRLVWALISEATKAGASSMIHYMVLISARLVLLTLCGWVLCWTLVNLFRSHSVLNLLFLGYPFGVYVPLCCFHQDSRAHLLLTDFPYAVQHQAVEESASTVGGLARSKDFLSLLLESLKEQFNNATPIPTHSCPLSPDLIRNEVECLKADFNHRIKEVLFNSLFSAYYVAFLPLCFVKSTQYYDMRWSCEHLIMVWINAFVMLTTQLLPSKYCDLLHKSAAHLGKWQKLEHGSYSNAPQHIWSENTIWPQGVLVRHSRCLYRAVGPYNVAVPSDVSHARFYFLFHRPLRLLNLLILIEGSVVFYQLYSLLRSEKWNHTLSMALILFCNYYVLFKLLRDRIVLGRAYSYPLNSYELKAN